In Helicobacter pylori Shi112, the genomic window GGCAAAAGAAAAGGCTAGTGTTAAAGAAGAACTGATCATTTTTGGGCCTTATTCAGTGGTGTTTGTGGTATTAGCGGTTGGGGTGGGGTTTTTGCAAAACGATTTGGGGCAGATCGTTCTTTTGGGGGCAGTTTTAATCATGTTGTTAGTCTTCTCTGGAGGGAGCGCGCATTTGTTTGGCTTGATTGTTTTAGGGGCGCTTGCGATCAGCGTTTTAGCGATTGTTACAAGCCCTCATAGGATCTTGCGCGTGAAATTGTGGTGGTCTAATTTGCAAAATTCGCTTTTCACGCTTTTGCCGGATAAATTAGCGAACGCTCTTAGAATAAGCGACTTGCCCGAATCCTATCAAGTCTTTCATGCAGGCAACGCCATGCATAATGGGGGGTTGTTTGGGCAAGGGCTTGGGCTAGGGCAAATCAAGCTTGGGTTTTTGAGCGAAGTGCATACAGATATGGTTCTAGCTGGGATCGCCGAAGAATGGGGTTTTTTGGGGCTATGCGTTTGTTTTATTTTGTTTTCTGTTTTGATTGTTTTGATTTTTAGGATCGCTAACCGCTTGAAAGAGCCAAAATATTCGCTATTTTGCGTGGGTGTGGCGCTGCTCATCAGTTTTTCTTTAGTGATCAACGCCTTTGGGGTGGGAGGGATTTTTCCGGTTAAAGGTCTAGCGGTGCCGTTTTTGAGCTATGGAGGGAGTTCGCTTTTGGCGAATTGTATCGCTATAGGGCTTGTTTTAAGCCTGGCGCGATACACGAAGGGCTAAAGAATACTAGCCCTTTTTTTAAAAATCAATGCCATAAAAAGGGCTCAATTTCTGTATCCTTCAAATCAAAAACCACTTTATAGTAGTCTTTAACAATCGCATTAATATCCACGTCTTTAAACGCTTCAGGGTGGGCTTTTAAAGCGATAAATAAGCTTATGAGCGGAGCTCTAGGCCCGCCAATATCCATTGTGGGGAGTTTATAAACTTGCTTGTTTTTAATGGCTTTGATAGTGGAAAACTTAGGGTTGTTTAACACATCTTCAGGCGTGAGTGGGCTTACCCACCAAATGAAAATGATTTCAGGGTTTTCTTTAACGATTTTTTCCACGCTAATATCAGCACGCCCAAATTTGACATATTTCAAGCCAAAATTGTCTATGCCTCCTTTTTCTAAAATGTCTGAGCTAATGGCTTGATGG contains:
- a CDS encoding FtsW/RodA/SpoVE family cell cycle protein, with product MTTDKSLFFCASLLIFLGVLMSYSLSTYTTVVLYHYGEFHFFIRQLVSAIMGIVIMWGLSRVDPSKWFGRLGFFLLFIPLLLIIGMFFLPESLSSSAGGAKRWIRLGFFSLAPLEFLKIGFTFFLAWSLSRTFVAKEKASVKEELIIFGPYSVVFVVLAVGVGFLQNDLGQIVLLGAVLIMLLVFSGGSAHLFGLIVLGALAISVLAIVTSPHRILRVKLWWSNLQNSLFTLLPDKLANALRISDLPESYQVFHAGNAMHNGGLFGQGLGLGQIKLGFLSEVHTDMVLAGIAEEWGFLGLCVCFILFSVLIVLIFRIANRLKEPKYSLFCVGVALLISFSLVINAFGVGGIFPVKGLAVPFLSYGGSSLLANCIAIGLVLSLARYTKG